AAAAAGTCAAAGACTGTGCCCGCGACTAGACAGAATATCCGGACGAGGTCCTGGGAACGTTAGGGACCAAATCGGTAATTGTGAGTCTTTTTAGACAGTCCACGCGGCAACACGGGTTCCATTCCCCGTTGGGACCAGAAGCAGCGGAGCGTCCTTCACAACTCGCCCGCTGATGATAGACTAAGCCCATTGAGCGAGCCGCAAATCAGAATCGGCACGTCCGGATACTCGTACCCCGGCCCGCCGCCGAAGGGGTGGGCCGGGGTGTTCTATCCAACCAAGGGGAAGCGCGTCGACGCGCTCGAATACTATTCGCGCTTCTTCGACACGGTTGAAATCAACTCCTCGTTCTATGGTCCGCCTTCGCCTGCAATGGCGGAAGGCTGGGTGCGGAAGACGCCTGCCGACTTCCAGTTCTCGCTGAAGCTCTGGCAGAAGTTCACGCACGAGAGAAAGGTCGGACAGCCGGGCGCTGCGCCGAACGAGGCTTGGGAGACGGTCACGCAGGCCGACGCGGACCTGTTCCGGTGGGGAATCGAGCCGCTCGCCCGTTCGGGCAAGCGCGGCACGCTGCTGCTCCAATACCCCGCGGGCTTCTATGCCACACCGGAAAGCATGGAGAAGCTCGCCGCTACGCTGCGCACGTTTCAGGAGTATCCGCTCGTGGTCGAGCTGCGGCACCGGAGCTGGAGCGACGCGGCAGGGGAGACGCGGTCGTTGTTGGAGAGTCACCGTGCCGGCCTCGCACTGATCGACGAACCGAAGTTCGAATC
This portion of the Candidatus Binatia bacterium genome encodes:
- a CDS encoding DUF72 domain-containing protein — protein: MSEPQIRIGTSGYSYPGPPPKGWAGVFYPTKGKRVDALEYYSRFFDTVEINSSFYGPPSPAMAEGWVRKTPADFQFSLKLWQKFTHERKVGQPGAAPNEAWETVTQADADLFRWGIEPLARSGKRGTLLLQYPAGFYATPESMEKLAATLRTFQEYPLVVELRHRSWSDAAGETRSLLESHRAGLALIDEPKFESSIRQERKVVGETLYFRAHGRNAEKWWTHGESWERYEYCYSSEEIKSLAERLRTVLNASPYVKTVKIYFNNHARAYAAVNALMLLHELGLKVKSAPSAELLAAHPQLAQIFPAAAQGSLSL